In the Leptospira sp. WS4.C2 genome, one interval contains:
- a CDS encoding rhomboid family intramembrane serine protease — protein sequence MSRNRGQSPSLFGNPILHPLNVILIINCLIFFLQYFANQQLIYRFGLTPDFVLGGAIWQVFTYGFLHAVELIPFHLLVNMYGMYMLGTNIIPIIGKAKFTILYFASQIGAGIFVVLSAYLNEVLGGNIPFLESMTTQTIGASGALFGLLALFGIFYPNAELLLFIFPVKAKNAVWVSLVIGYLISQIGNGAISNTCHLGGALTALLLYKIFQKQIKPGSLPYIPGLEWESPRETKIQSKAKPQVIEDLFLDQKKINENVLGQIHSKKDNSSVINYLQGMQVADANICPPSTYNTEDPICLRCEWLVNCAFRKAKE from the coding sequence ATGTCTAGAAATCGAGGCCAGAGTCCTAGTTTATTTGGGAATCCCATCCTTCATCCCCTGAATGTAATTCTCATCATCAATTGTTTAATTTTTTTCCTTCAATACTTTGCTAACCAACAGTTAATTTATCGATTTGGATTAACACCTGATTTCGTGTTAGGTGGTGCCATCTGGCAAGTCTTCACTTATGGTTTTTTACATGCGGTAGAACTCATTCCATTTCATTTACTTGTGAATATGTATGGGATGTACATGTTAGGAACCAATATCATCCCAATCATTGGGAAGGCAAAATTTACTATTTTGTATTTTGCCTCTCAAATTGGGGCAGGTATCTTTGTGGTTCTGTCAGCATATCTGAACGAGGTGCTCGGTGGGAATATTCCTTTTTTAGAATCGATGACGACTCAAACCATCGGTGCTTCTGGGGCTCTTTTTGGTCTTCTTGCTCTCTTTGGTATATTTTATCCCAATGCAGAACTACTTTTATTTATTTTTCCAGTGAAAGCTAAAAATGCGGTTTGGGTCTCTCTTGTCATTGGTTACCTGATTTCTCAAATTGGGAATGGAGCCATCTCGAACACCTGCCATTTGGGTGGGGCGCTCACGGCTTTACTCCTTTACAAAATTTTCCAAAAACAAATCAAACCAGGAAGCCTTCCTTACATTCCGGGTTTGGAATGGGAATCACCTAGAGAAACCAAAATCCAGTCCAAAGCCAAACCACAAGTCATTGAGGATCTTTTTCTGGATCAAAAAAAAATCAATGAAAATGTTCTCGGTCAGATTCATTCTAAAAAAGACAACTCATCAGTAATAAATTATTTACAAGGAATGCAAGTTGCAGACGCAAATATTTGTCCTCCGTCTACGTATAACACCGAGGATCCGATTTGTTTGCGCTGTGAATGGTTGGTAAATTGTGCATTCCGAAAGGCAAAAGAATAA
- the hisA gene encoding 1-(5-phosphoribosyl)-5-[(5-phosphoribosylamino)methylideneamino]imidazole-4-carboxamide isomerase, translated as MLVLPAIDLLDNEAVRLLQGDYSKKTVYSSEPEKMIQVFEEQGATLIHIVDLNAAKTGKSENEKAIRKIKDKCSVELELGGGIRSLENMKFYDGLGVSRFILGTVAVEDPKVVEEGLRSYGPDRIVIGVDAKDGFVRTKGWETNSGIKYTEFLKSMYGMGIRHVIFTDISKDGMMAGPNTAVYLELLSLFPDLQLVASGGVSSTQDLVDLYEASKGKLFGAITGKAIYEGKLDLKESIRILSKKRNEN; from the coding sequence ATGTTAGTATTACCTGCTATAGATCTTTTAGACAACGAAGCTGTCCGTTTACTCCAAGGCGATTATTCCAAAAAAACTGTGTATTCTTCCGAACCGGAAAAAATGATCCAAGTTTTTGAAGAACAAGGTGCCACTCTCATTCACATTGTGGACTTAAACGCAGCCAAAACTGGAAAGTCGGAAAACGAGAAAGCCATCCGTAAAATCAAAGACAAATGTTCCGTAGAGCTAGAGTTAGGTGGCGGAATTCGGTCTTTAGAAAATATGAAATTTTATGACGGACTTGGGGTCTCTCGATTTATTTTGGGAACCGTCGCTGTAGAAGATCCAAAGGTTGTGGAAGAGGGCTTAAGAAGTTATGGCCCGGATCGAATTGTGATCGGTGTGGATGCCAAAGACGGATTCGTTCGAACCAAAGGTTGGGAAACCAACTCTGGAATCAAATACACTGAATTTTTAAAGTCGATGTATGGAATGGGCATCCGCCATGTGATCTTTACTGACATATCGAAAGATGGGATGATGGCAGGACCAAACACTGCGGTTTATTTGGAGTTGTTGTCCCTATTCCCCGATTTGCAGTTAGTTGCTTCGGGAGGGGTCTCCTCAACTCAGGATTTAGTGGATTTGTATGAAGCCTCTAAGGGGAAGCTCTTTGGAGCCATCACTGGAAAGGCCATTTATGAAGGAAAATTAGACCTAAAAGAAAGTATCAGGATTCTAAGTAAGAAGAGGAATGAAAATTGA
- a CDS encoding N-acetylneuraminate synthase family protein, whose protein sequence is MDFNIGSKTLTRKSEPYLVAEIGLNHNADLEIGKRTIAKAKESGAHAVKFQTYRTEEFIDSSNTEVKFLFDIFKQYELSETQHKEFQKTALDLGLDFFSTPLCESAVDLLCGLDVPVLKIASGDIVNLPLLRKTVQSGKPLIVSTGAALPEEVTRAISFFQNNQTEVCLLHCVSMYPTPLNKVNLQSIPFYLDTTDYVVGFSDHSDGSLASSVACALGAVVFEKHFTLDRNLEGPDHGISMDPSMFSKLANDLKLSFEMGGKYGKNTHSEETSGWFYGRRSLYKKGNSILSLRPALHTKDKNVLDSWEIQRVGDPSGLPEGPVRLSPTSK, encoded by the coding sequence TTGGATTTTAATATTGGATCAAAAACTCTAACTAGAAAGTCAGAACCATATTTGGTGGCTGAAATTGGCCTAAACCACAATGCTGATTTAGAAATTGGCAAACGAACCATTGCCAAAGCAAAAGAGTCCGGAGCTCATGCAGTCAAATTCCAAACCTACAGAACGGAAGAGTTTATCGATTCCTCCAACACGGAAGTCAAATTTCTTTTTGATATCTTTAAACAATATGAATTAAGTGAAACCCAACACAAAGAATTTCAGAAAACAGCTCTAGATTTAGGCCTTGATTTTTTTTCGACTCCACTCTGTGAATCCGCAGTAGATTTGTTATGTGGGCTGGATGTTCCAGTTTTAAAAATTGCCTCAGGTGACATTGTCAACCTCCCCTTACTTAGAAAAACGGTCCAATCGGGAAAACCATTGATTGTATCCACGGGGGCGGCTTTACCAGAAGAAGTAACAAGAGCCATTTCGTTTTTCCAAAACAACCAAACGGAAGTTTGTTTACTTCATTGTGTATCGATGTATCCTACACCTTTAAATAAAGTAAATCTTCAGTCTATTCCTTTCTACTTAGATACAACGGACTATGTAGTAGGATTTAGCGACCATTCCGATGGAAGCTTAGCATCTTCTGTAGCTTGCGCATTAGGTGCAGTCGTTTTCGAAAAACATTTCACATTGGATCGGAATTTAGAAGGACCGGATCATGGAATTTCTATGGATCCTAGTATGTTTTCGAAACTGGCTAATGACTTAAAACTAAGTTTTGAAATGGGTGGGAAGTATGGAAAAAATACTCATTCAGAAGAGACCAGTGGTTGGTTCTATGGAAGACGTTCTTTGTATAAAAAAGGAAATTCTATCTTAAGTCTAAGACCAGCACTGCACACAAAAGATAAAAATGTTTTGGATTCTTGGGAGATTCAAAGAGTGGGAGATCCTTCTGGACTCCCAGAAGGACCGGTCCGATTATCACCTACTTCCAAGTAG
- a CDS encoding tetratricopeptide repeat protein, which translates to MFRSFLLSTFLVTVTFAQSSSDRLAFAFRSQASLDPLRMIVVGEVVGIEKASYYEVDTLSQELEVDTRPDTVTIKVADPKGIRVGQILYLLEKNQDHKTFRDGNIVGMITVKSVYQTTFFGWQVRGEGYLRLIEDRPVTAARLLDTTKYDEAFMAKKQGDHYFAKGQMEEALRMYKHSVSLDQGSPDSHYALGKAHWKDGEGYVSTAFEYSMAWKNRERFSNAQERLLFLLDYMRFLTFYFKVEGKENKKQLELMPQVAKEARNLYPKNYEVWLYSFETSFLNLLHSNMSDTGVDGRKKREEWAERSEEYLKKAYSLRKSDYYLHKLACEFYHLKWKETRGSIKETEYRDKLVEHGKLLRLYYTGETTLSEDLLNAIRLAEKQSGSGSL; encoded by the coding sequence GTGACGGTTACCTTTGCACAATCCTCTTCGGACAGATTGGCATTTGCCTTCCGTAGCCAAGCCTCTCTTGACCCACTCCGAATGATTGTTGTGGGTGAGGTCGTAGGAATCGAAAAAGCCAGCTATTATGAAGTAGATACACTCTCCCAAGAATTGGAAGTGGATACAAGACCTGATACAGTTACGATCAAAGTAGCAGATCCTAAGGGAATTCGCGTCGGACAAATTTTATACCTACTAGAAAAGAACCAAGACCACAAAACTTTCCGAGATGGGAACATTGTGGGAATGATTACTGTAAAATCCGTATACCAAACCACTTTTTTTGGATGGCAAGTCCGAGGGGAAGGATATCTTCGTTTGATTGAAGATCGTCCAGTAACGGCCGCTCGGTTACTTGATACAACCAAATACGATGAAGCGTTTATGGCCAAAAAACAAGGTGATCATTATTTTGCGAAAGGCCAAATGGAAGAAGCTCTTCGAATGTACAAACATTCGGTATCTCTTGATCAAGGTTCCCCTGATTCTCATTATGCGCTTGGGAAAGCACATTGGAAGGATGGGGAAGGGTATGTGTCTACCGCCTTTGAATATTCAATGGCTTGGAAAAATAGGGAACGATTTTCTAATGCCCAAGAACGATTGTTATTTCTTTTGGATTATATGCGATTTTTGACTTTCTATTTCAAAGTAGAGGGAAAAGAAAATAAAAAACAATTAGAACTTATGCCTCAAGTGGCAAAAGAAGCGCGAAACCTTTATCCCAAAAATTATGAAGTTTGGTTGTATAGTTTTGAAACATCTTTTTTAAATCTTCTCCACTCGAATATGTCAGATACTGGTGTGGATGGCAGGAAAAAAAGAGAGGAATGGGCAGAACGTTCTGAAGAATATTTAAAGAAAGCCTACTCTTTAAGAAAGTCTGATTATTACCTTCATAAACTGGCTTGTGAGTTCTATCACCTAAAATGGAAAGAAACTCGTGGTTCTATCAAAGAAACTGAATACAGAGACAAACTTGTAGAACATGGGAAATTGTTACGCCTCTACTATACTGGGGAAACTACATTGTCAGAAGATTTATTAAATGCGATCCGGTTGGCAGAAAAACAATCGGGATCGGGATCACTCTGA
- a CDS encoding Crp/Fnr family transcriptional regulator, producing the protein MADLPLNPDCFACDYKNHNVLHCAAHETIERINEGKDFTIFPRGKHLVTSGVKADGFFFIKSGLVRSYVQLASGKEQTLRLSGPGDWVGFRDCISESVSHHNVVAVEDTHACYITGELIEALVADDINFQKEVFRQMAKEWQEMEEHVVSLGTKQVHEKLAEILIVLDNAQGRKNQVELKVTRDVLATFIGTKTETLVRALSDLKAREFISVDKNRIDILNREALYSLSKIA; encoded by the coding sequence ATGGCGGATCTTCCACTCAATCCTGATTGTTTTGCTTGTGATTATAAAAATCACAATGTTCTGCACTGTGCTGCACATGAAACCATTGAAAGGATCAATGAAGGAAAGGACTTTACCATCTTTCCTAGGGGAAAACACTTAGTGACCTCTGGGGTCAAAGCAGATGGCTTTTTCTTCATCAAGTCGGGACTTGTCCGCAGTTATGTCCAACTCGCCAGTGGAAAAGAACAAACCTTACGTTTGAGTGGACCGGGAGATTGGGTCGGATTTCGGGATTGTATTTCTGAATCAGTTTCACACCACAATGTAGTCGCAGTGGAAGACACCCACGCCTGTTACATCACAGGTGAGCTCATCGAAGCCTTAGTGGCGGATGATATCAACTTCCAGAAAGAAGTCTTCCGGCAAATGGCGAAGGAATGGCAGGAGATGGAGGAACATGTCGTTTCTCTAGGCACTAAGCAGGTTCACGAAAAATTAGCAGAAATTCTCATCGTTTTGGACAATGCCCAGGGTCGAAAAAACCAAGTGGAGCTAAAAGTGACTCGTGATGTCCTTGCTACCTTTATCGGAACTAAAACCGAAACATTGGTTCGTGCTCTCTCCGACCTCAAAGCTCGTGAATTCATTTCCGTCGACAAAAACCGCATTGATATTCTGAACAGGGAAGCTTTGTATTCCCTTTCAAAAATCGCCTAA
- a CDS encoding thioredoxin domain-containing protein — translation MNRKNLALAGVIGGVIGLIVSFLLAIEYFGLGTENVANSACSALGGGDSCLKVAESSYSAIPGVPFLGNVPIALLGFGFYGLLTYTFFLVTRAQSNEEVSKFISLLFPVLVLGLIFDLVLFGISVGIIGTICQLCFVTYLVTIALLGILFLLWKTEGKPSLNFPLAIKEGITTLGLVYFFSFSLGYASSKMWVSGSNSNTLATSRGMDSKEIQSKIAAYFQEPTLGIQVAGSPFIGKKDAPITIVKYADYNCGHCLHTSHILHTVLSEYDGMVRVVYKNFPLDGTCNRLMQQPRPGATSCVAAIAAICADKQGKFEPMYRGLYDNLEKGVAHTGSSVVNLANAIGLNVNSLKACMASKEAQNQLNAEIDEAEKLNIQSTPSLYINDRKIESGTPNPIFLKTLLEQIIQKM, via the coding sequence ATGAATCGTAAGAATTTAGCATTAGCAGGGGTGATCGGTGGAGTCATTGGACTCATTGTCTCTTTCCTATTGGCAATTGAATACTTTGGCCTTGGCACAGAAAATGTAGCCAATTCCGCATGTTCCGCATTAGGTGGAGGAGACTCCTGTTTGAAAGTGGCAGAGAGTTCTTATTCGGCAATTCCGGGGGTTCCTTTTTTGGGGAATGTTCCAATCGCCTTACTTGGATTTGGGTTTTATGGATTACTTACGTATACTTTCTTTTTGGTAACGAGAGCCCAATCAAACGAAGAAGTTTCTAAATTTATTTCTCTGCTTTTCCCCGTTTTGGTTTTGGGTCTGATTTTTGATTTGGTTTTATTTGGAATTTCAGTGGGGATTATCGGAACCATCTGCCAACTTTGTTTTGTCACTTATCTTGTCACCATTGCCCTTCTTGGCATTTTATTTCTACTTTGGAAAACAGAAGGAAAACCGAGCCTCAACTTTCCTTTGGCAATCAAAGAAGGAATTACAACTTTAGGACTCGTTTACTTTTTTAGTTTTTCTTTAGGATATGCCTCAAGTAAAATGTGGGTGAGTGGATCCAATTCCAATACTTTAGCTACCTCACGAGGAATGGACTCAAAAGAAATCCAATCCAAAATTGCAGCTTATTTCCAAGAACCAACTCTTGGAATCCAAGTAGCAGGTTCTCCTTTTATTGGCAAAAAAGATGCCCCCATAACGATTGTTAAATACGCAGACTATAACTGCGGACATTGTTTGCATACAAGCCATATTTTACATACTGTTCTTTCTGAATACGATGGAATGGTTCGAGTTGTTTATAAAAACTTTCCCTTAGATGGAACATGTAACCGTCTCATGCAACAACCAAGGCCTGGTGCTACTTCTTGTGTAGCTGCCATTGCAGCAATATGCGCCGACAAACAAGGGAAGTTCGAACCAATGTATCGTGGGCTTTATGATAATTTAGAAAAAGGAGTGGCTCACACTGGATCTAGTGTTGTGAATTTAGCAAATGCGATTGGACTTAATGTTAATTCTTTGAAGGCATGTATGGCATCTAAGGAAGCACAAAACCAATTGAATGCAGAAATTGATGAAGCAGAAAAGTTGAATATTCAATCCACTCCTTCCCTCTACATCAACGATAGAAAAATTGAGAGTGGAACACCAAATCCAATCTTTTTAAAGACTCTTCTGGAACAAATCATCCAAAAGATGTAA
- the hisB gene encoding imidazoleglycerol-phosphate dehydratase HisB, with product MVESRKTSETDIRLDLNVRGTGVYQFDTEIPFFEHMLSHISKHGLIDMDLKLRGDIGIDCHHSVEDTAILMGQMIHTQLGDKKGIFRYGHFTLPMDEVLTTVAVDLGGRFYFKYTGPLIDGKFGIYDAELTLEFLQKFALNAKMNLHVVVHYGENRHHIHESIFKALGKALRQAIAIDTAASDQIPSTKGMLE from the coding sequence ATGGTGGAATCAAGAAAGACATCCGAAACAGACATCCGGCTCGACCTAAACGTCCGAGGAACCGGGGTCTACCAGTTTGATACAGAAATCCCGTTTTTTGAGCATATGCTCTCTCATATCTCCAAACATGGACTGATTGATATGGATCTCAAACTCAGAGGAGATATTGGGATCGATTGCCACCATTCGGTGGAAGACACCGCCATCCTTATGGGACAAATGATCCACACTCAGTTAGGTGATAAAAAAGGAATCTTTCGTTACGGTCATTTTACCTTGCCTATGGATGAAGTCCTCACCACAGTTGCTGTGGATTTGGGCGGAAGGTTTTATTTTAAATACACGGGCCCGCTAATCGATGGGAAATTTGGAATTTACGACGCAGAACTAACACTCGAGTTTCTTCAGAAATTTGCGCTCAATGCCAAGATGAATTTACACGTAGTGGTTCATTACGGAGAAAATCGCCACCACATCCATGAATCTATTTTTAAGGCACTGGGTAAGGCTTTGCGTCAAGCAATCGCTATTGATACTGCCGCAAGTGATCAAATCCCTTCTACAAAAGGTATGTTGGAGTGA
- the hisH gene encoding imidazole glycerol phosphate synthase subunit HisH yields MIVVLDFGMGNIHSLLKAVSLYTNDFEFTSDIEKVKKADKIILPGDGHFDKAMQNLNEAGFSSVLKEHVDAKKSLLGICIGYQVLFEDSDETSKTGTTIPGLGLIRGKIRKFEGKANLKVPHMGWNKLFDIKAKNTKLLKGIPNESFMYFIHSYRPVGVDRLDITANCHYYGESFPAVVEKETVFGTQFHPEKSDTTGLGILKNFIEL; encoded by the coding sequence GTGATTGTAGTTTTAGATTTTGGAATGGGAAATATCCATTCCTTACTCAAAGCAGTTTCCTTATACACAAACGATTTTGAGTTCACAAGTGATATCGAAAAAGTCAAAAAAGCTGATAAAATCATTTTGCCTGGAGATGGGCATTTTGATAAAGCGATGCAGAACTTAAACGAAGCGGGATTTTCTTCTGTTTTAAAAGAACATGTGGATGCGAAAAAATCACTGCTAGGAATTTGTATCGGTTATCAAGTGTTATTCGAGGATTCGGATGAAACTTCGAAAACGGGAACAACCATTCCTGGCCTTGGTCTCATCCGTGGAAAAATCCGAAAATTTGAAGGGAAAGCTAACCTCAAAGTTCCGCATATGGGTTGGAACAAACTCTTTGATATCAAGGCCAAAAATACAAAATTACTGAAAGGGATTCCAAACGAATCCTTTATGTATTTTATCCATTCCTACCGGCCTGTGGGTGTAGACCGGTTGGATATCACAGCTAACTGCCATTATTACGGGGAATCCTTTCCTGCGGTTGTGGAAAAAGAAACTGTATTTGGAACCCAGTTCCATCCTGAAAAATCAGATACAACGGGACTAGGAATCCTTAAAAATTTTATAGAACTTTAA
- a CDS encoding enoyl-CoA hydratase/isomerase family protein: MKSRFESKEYEFLKIESRETEDGRIVSIFLNNPTSRNSMTWKMGEEFADVIHSIKKEKVLPRVVIISGRNDVFCAGGDLNLLRSFSEKSFSQNRRDMRKFYGFFLSVRKLPVPVIAAVNGHAIGAGLSLTFGCDLRIFAEEGKYSFNFVRLGIHPGMGSSFLSPELLGKSLGGRLLLTGETFDGKFAKTCGLALDCVPKTEVYARAMDLALSLSKAAPLALQELKKNLYSWKQLDSALKKEAESQARNFISDDFKETIKSILEKREPKFTGK; this comes from the coding sequence ATGAAATCGCGATTTGAATCCAAAGAGTATGAATTCCTAAAAATTGAATCCCGTGAAACCGAAGATGGAAGAATTGTTTCCATCTTCTTAAACAATCCCACTTCCCGCAATTCCATGACCTGGAAAATGGGGGAAGAGTTTGCCGACGTAATCCATTCCATTAAAAAAGAAAAAGTCCTACCGCGTGTTGTGATCATCTCTGGTCGCAACGATGTGTTTTGTGCCGGTGGTGACTTAAATTTGTTACGCTCTTTTTCTGAAAAATCGTTCTCGCAAAACAGACGTGATATGAGAAAGTTCTATGGTTTCTTTTTATCAGTGCGTAAATTACCTGTTCCTGTCATTGCTGCCGTCAATGGACATGCGATTGGAGCAGGTCTTTCCTTAACCTTTGGTTGTGATCTAAGAATTTTTGCAGAAGAAGGAAAGTATTCCTTTAACTTTGTAAGACTCGGAATTCATCCGGGTATGGGTTCTAGTTTTCTTTCTCCAGAACTGCTTGGAAAGAGTTTGGGTGGGAGATTGTTACTCACTGGAGAAACTTTTGATGGTAAGTTTGCAAAAACTTGTGGGCTTGCGCTTGATTGCGTGCCTAAAACAGAAGTGTATGCACGCGCTATGGACCTTGCTTTATCTTTGTCAAAAGCCGCACCACTCGCCTTACAAGAATTAAAGAAGAATTTATACTCCTGGAAACAGCTAGATAGCGCTCTAAAAAAAGAAGCAGAATCCCAAGCCCGAAACTTTATTTCGGACGACTTTAAAGAGACGATAAAAAGTATCCTAGAAAAGAGGGAACCAAAGTTTACTGGCAAATGA
- a CDS encoding DUF1577 domain-containing protein, protein MAIGRTDSMQELITILESLFEETIIGSDVNIVKHLFYYLKADNREFEFIYEDETIVAAVEEIESHTVTLMIPDLVEKGSRRARVRFEVMNINYQFEVVILDIQKEKTVIKTPTELQSYQLRTNKRIPVDDLFMNFIILFRSLTGGSREVGKNLYAESRFPHLMKEVRKDRPDSKLINVMLTEAIERISKDYEIHFFQPEEKLNEYEDFVKKTILRTGKSLYISDCNRITSYINDTQDDVLFNYHNEHKEMAKEFGEEFALDFFESMRKHESRDFYVSYVITPIRLYEDVVGFIKVYSTAMERFTISQNQAVYIFELAEIISYVFTKIAIQHGSYETMQSTTKVVDISLDGLLFEIYDKRLFQYLKRHNIIKMFIPLNKERTMIIRGEIIRFLDRGDHYHLGVNYFSSAPDDMLHLESYLFEKSMKILSE, encoded by the coding sequence ATGGCAATCGGCAGAACAGATTCGATGCAGGAACTCATAACGATCTTAGAATCGTTATTTGAAGAAACCATCATTGGATCGGATGTCAATATCGTAAAACACCTCTTTTACTACCTGAAAGCCGATAACAGAGAATTTGAATTTATCTACGAAGACGAAACTATCGTTGCTGCCGTAGAGGAAATCGAATCTCATACTGTTACTCTGATGATTCCCGATTTAGTAGAAAAAGGGTCAAGGCGGGCCCGAGTCCGTTTTGAAGTGATGAATATCAACTACCAATTTGAGGTAGTGATTCTCGACATCCAAAAAGAAAAAACAGTCATCAAAACTCCCACCGAGTTACAGTCCTACCAATTAAGAACAAACAAACGGATTCCCGTTGATGATTTGTTTATGAATTTTATTATTTTATTTCGAAGTTTGACCGGTGGATCTCGTGAAGTGGGAAAAAACCTCTATGCCGAAAGTCGATTCCCCCACCTAATGAAAGAAGTACGAAAAGATAGACCAGACAGCAAACTCATCAACGTAATGTTAACCGAGGCTATCGAACGAATTTCCAAAGACTATGAAATTCATTTTTTTCAACCAGAAGAAAAACTCAATGAATATGAAGACTTTGTAAAAAAAACAATTCTTCGAACTGGTAAATCCCTTTATATCTCTGATTGTAATCGCATTACTTCTTATATCAATGACACACAAGACGATGTCCTCTTTAATTACCATAACGAACACAAAGAAATGGCAAAGGAATTTGGGGAAGAGTTTGCTTTGGATTTTTTTGAATCCATGCGTAAACACGAATCTCGCGACTTTTATGTTTCTTATGTAATCACACCCATTCGGTTGTATGAGGATGTGGTTGGGTTTATTAAAGTCTATTCCACTGCCATGGAACGGTTTACCATCTCCCAAAACCAAGCAGTGTATATCTTTGAGTTAGCAGAAATCATCAGCTATGTATTCACAAAAATTGCCATCCAACATGGAAGTTATGAAACCATGCAATCGACCACAAAGGTTGTGGATATTTCTCTCGATGGCCTTCTATTTGAAATTTATGACAAACGTCTGTTTCAATATTTGAAACGACACAATATCATCAAAATGTTTATTCCATTAAACAAAGAACGTACCATGATCATCCGAGGGGAAATCATTCGATTTTTAGATCGTGGAGATCATTACCACCTAGGGGTAAACTATTTCAGCTCTGCCCCAGACGATATGTTGCATTTAGAATCTTATCTTTTTGAAAAGAGTATGAAAATTCTCTCAGAGTGA